The nucleotide sequence TGGACAGCCTGGAGATGGACTCCCTCGCCGTCGCCGAGTTCGCCGTCATCATCAAGGAGACGCTGGGCGTCGACGCCGACGCCGAAGAGGTACTGAGGACGGCCACCCTCGCCGACATCTCCGCCTTCCTGGACAAGGCACTTGTGGGCGTCACGCCGTGATCGCGCCCATCGTGACGAGCGCGC is from Streptomyces sp. NBC_00370 and encodes:
- a CDS encoding acyl carrier protein; this translates as MNEIHPKITEVLAETFKVPADEIIPSATMDSLEMDSLAVAEFAVIIKETLGVDADAEEVLRTATLADISAFLDKALVGVTP